A genome region from Candidatus Zixiibacteriota bacterium includes the following:
- the ruvX gene encoding Holliday junction resolvase RuvX, which yields SKKLSSRIKIPITFWDERLTTVESLRVLRDTGAKLHKHKKKVDMLSAAFILQGYLDNLRVKKNEKPES from the coding sequence CTCTAAAAAGCTTTCATCCAGAATAAAAATTCCGATAACTTTCTGGGATGAGAGGTTGACCACAGTTGAATCTCTGAGGGTTTTAAGAGATACAGGAGCAAAACTTCATAAGCATAAAAAGAAAGTGGATATGCTTTCAGCGGCATTCATTCTTCAGGGATACCTGGACAATCTGCGAGTGAAGAAAAATGAGAAACCGGAATCCTGA